ggagttagtgtagccagagtaaggcaatcataccaaaagccatataatcaccggtttgacactgtcccatatccacaaggggcaaggataccagaattttctaagttttctggtgagaatgggagaagcacacacgaacacatagtccagttcctagcacacctaggcgaattggccgatggagaagcatttcatgttcgtttattttctttatcccttactagtaccgcttttgcatggtatgCCGCCCTGCcgcctaattccattaattcctggaatgagttagaaagtaaatttcatgaacatttctttgccggggaatatgaattaggactagctgacttagcttcagtccgacaaggacgcgaagaatcggtgaatgattatatccggaggttccgggacactagaaactgatgctttcggatccatgtcgcaaacaaagagctagcagggctagcttttaatgggttgctatcctacttaagagacaaattagatgggacccagttcttttcgatagcacagctacatcagcgggctttagcatgtgaaagccgatttaaagagacatcaaaatcgaccgcccgtactatacatctaatagagcgtgatagttcagatgatgaatccgcagatgtatataccgctgagtttatttggccaacaaaggccaaatcttcagcatGTCTTCCTTATAGCCagttcaaaagaatcggcaagaagagattaaatttacctttaatgttgccaaatgcgataagatatttgatgagctacttaaaaatgaaaacattaaattaactcataatatccctcctatagatgaattaaagagacgtgcttcttgtaagtggcataattctttttctcatgccaccaatgactgtaatgtttttcgtcgaaaggtacaatcggccataaatgagggccggttggcttttcaggaaatgcaagtggacacacaaccatttcccgttaatacaatagatatcgcatgcaaaaaggtcttagttcggcccgaaatggccgataaaagcaaaagcaaagacatcatcattgacgatcctcgcacgtcaaatacatcgcaaaaggagattgctcgaaaggctccggatgataaggctaaaaagtcaggaggcaccggggggcaagcaCAATTAATGAGCCAAGCACGACAGCCTGGCTTGAGCATCACGGACGGGCTGGCAcatacgtgcggacggtccggtgctcagacagacggtccggctaactctgccggacagtccgcctaTGGCCAAAGACGTCAGCCTCCACACAAAACTTTAAAAGGGAAGGAGACGCAAGGGCAGAACATATatggtcggctgatcaaagccgaccctacttttgatcagttgctctccaaggatactagcaagaagaccgttctacgtgatcggtcaacgaagaaaccCCGGTCACTTGCTAAGACGAAACGGGTAAACAAAACggcccgaaaggcgacacaacaagcatcgcctattcatcctatgagaccagggtactttccacccgtttactcatcatcgttatattatcctgttcaaacatggaatggtatAATGATGAATTcgtggtacatgtatagtccctttgtctatccagactgggggcacctccattctattccttttgatccattgaccaaatggtcatggccgagaaagatacaatctgaAACGACCTTTATACATTGGTGTTTTATTAAATGATCTCCATAtcgaaaagccggtgacttacatcaggtttagttcatatgcttttggttcgtcaaccttcaccaaaaggcaggggggcatatgttggagacCAAAAGtgtctcgcggacggtccggccctgaggccggacggtccgcggtccggacagtccgcggtggtagcgcggacggtccgcgcgtgcgcagagtcagttagggttcctagtttctcgcgggatttgttacctaaaacctcgggattaactcggaaatcagtttgaaGCGAATCCAGACCTCccatttatatagatgaagggctacgaccgattgaacccccaacaatcgaacaaatcaagtccatttctcgtttttaccttacgcattaggaatagttctagtctagttctaggttagcttctcaatcctcaaatcctccgcttctcttcgactctacgtcgattagaagagtttaggtcggcctgccgagcctagacaactcctaggatctctcctccccgacggggtccctcccgggagcgagatccaggcgccgccgacgaCCTTTCGCcgtcccctgcgcacgcgcggaccgtccgaccgctAGGCAGTGAACGTCAGCCTCTGTTTCAGGTCACAGACCGTCCGGTccctggtcgcggaccgtccgcgtctgtgcAGAgaacaccgccgccggttcttgttgagtgtttggtgctcgaaaaaggtgtcaacactgACCAACGTCGATAATAACAGCATTGACAATTTGTGTAGTGTCAGGCCGTCACTGTAGAACTGTTTCAAAACAGCACGCAGCACTGTACCCCTATGTTTTGCTGCCGGCCTGCCGCCAAGCTCAGGTTGCGGCTGCGGGAAAGGTGAAAAAAGAGGACGACTAGGAGAAATTGAGCCGATGTATATCCGCATGGTTTTTCCGCATGAGAAAGCATAGAGAGACCATCTAAGGAATCGTTGGGAGTTAATTTTTCTAATTTTCTCTAAATATGCTTTGAGATTAGGGGTATTGGAAGCTGTAAGAGACGAGTCCCACAACTGTTAGCAATTTTTGAACGAAACTCACTGAAATTCAGAGTTTTTTCGTTTTCGAACTCCCACGAAAATTTGTTTTCGCTGTAAATTTCGAAAAATTCGGTTCACCGTTCAAAAagttctaaaaatcataaaaataaAAAACCGAGTTTTTTCAACCGGATATCGTTGCTTTTTGTCTGAAACAACGAAATTACCGAAGTTGCAACAAAATTCGTCGAGAAAACATCGAATTtcgttttaaatttaaaattctatATTGAGCGGATTTATGCGAATTTTGCTTCGAATTTATATGGTTGGTGTATTTGGTTCAATGTACATGGTGGAATGTGAGAGAACAGCTATAATATTTGGATGAGAGTTACATAGGGATGAGATAGATATCGGAGTAGTTTTTTTTAACGGTGTGATCTAAAAAATGGAGGTGACACGTTGAGTCAAACCAATTACCAAATACGGAGTACATCCTAACCTACTGCCAATCCCATGGTCCCACTCCCAGGCACAACAGCCACCCGCGACCCCAAGTCCCGATCGGCCGCCGATCCCGATCCCGATCCCGACCCCACCTCCCTGGCTCCACAGCACCCCTGCTCCACACACACGGCCGCCAGCAAGCCGCCGGCCCTAGGCCCTACCGTCGCAGCGTCGCCTGCTTGACTATCTGCCTCCAGCCCTCCAGCAAGACTTCAGTCGCCTGCCCCAGCCTGGCTGCCGCCGCCCTCCAGCAAGGCAGCAAACGCCGGCCTCCGGCCGCCCGTCCCtaggccagaggccacccctagGCCGCTAGGCTTCCACCGCCGACGCCCACAGAAACCGTAGGCGCCACCAGGCCACCACGAGATCCCTGCCGTGACGGAGAATGGAGGCCGCCGCGGCCGTCCTCCCCACGCTGGTGCCCTCCGGGAGCGCGGTGGTGTCTCGTCGCTCATCGCTCGCGACCGTTGTTCCTCTGGTCTGCTGCGGGTTGCTGCACATGGATCGCTCACTGTGTACTTGTGTGCTCGCTCTTTGCTGCGCAGGTGGTGGTGCTCCTCGCCTACCTCGGGTATCTCGCCGCCGCTGGAGCCATCCTCCCAGGGAAGCTCGTCGACGGAGCCCTACTCCCGGACTCCTCTCGCCTCCACTATCGCTGCAACGGTACCTCCTCCTGCCGCTGTTCCCTGAATCCTCTGGGCAGCCGGCTGAGTTGTTCGATCGCCTTCCCTTGATTCTCGTGTGGCTTGCAGGTTTGCTCTCGCTCCTGCTGCTGCTGGGACTCTCGGCGTTCGGTGTCTACATGGGGTGGATGTCTCCCACGGTGAGCTCTTGCGGTCTTGCCTCTCTGTGTCCAGTCCTCGTGCCTTGCGCACTGGGTGTGTTCTTCTGCTCAACTGCTGTACTAATTGTACTCCAGTTCAACAAGGACCGAGCCACAATCCTTTTCAGATGGGCGAGCGTAGTGAAATTTTTATTGTGATTTATTGTCAATGTGAATTGACATAGGTGTGCCAAGTTGATCAACAACATATTGTTTGTCATTTGTCAATGCTTGCAGGTTGTAGCTGACATGGGACTCGAACTTCTGTCAGTGACCTTTATTTTTAGTGTCATTGTAAGTGCTACCTTGGACCTTACTGGATCACCTGCACTTGATTATGAATATTCTAACTACTTGATATACATTTGGCGTGCCACCGTGCTATTGTGGAAAATGAAAGGACCCCCCTGCATGTGTCTGACTGATAAACCTGATCTTAACTCCACGCCAATGAGTCCTTTAATGTCTGTTCAGGAGTGTTACATCCTAAAGTACTTCTAAATTTTCTCAATTTTATCTCAGTCACGAGTGTGCCTCATGCATACAAACTGTTGGCTGTCAATACATTTTGTTACAACAAACAGTTTCCTCAAATTAATTGTCCATCCTTAGCTTGGACAGAAATTCACAAGAAAATGACAAACCTGAACGTAATGTTTCCACTAGTTTGGTCTTGATCAAAATTGCATGCAACTGTCTGCTCAGCATCGTTCATATTTTCATCATGCAGTATTCAGTTACATTTTACCACAAACTATACTATATTGAAAGCTATTTGATTGGCTGTTCATGCATCACTCTTTGATTTCAGGTTTCTTTTGCACTCTACATTGCCGGCATCAAGTCCGGCCACAAAAGTTCTTCTTTGAGACCACATGTTAGTGGGAGCTTCATGCAAGATTGGTACTTCTAGAAAACTCTATATTGTGTTTGTATATAAAACTATGACTCGCTTATTTTTGACACATAAGTTTTCTTGTCTACAAATTCTTGTTATTATTGAAAGATCAAGCAAACAGAATATTTCACTGGCCGTGTATTTTATTGCAATTCTCTTTTAGTTAACAACGACACTTTTTGTGCTGATGACTTTGTTTAATAGGTGGTTTGGAGTGCAACTTAATCCTCATTTTATGGAAGTTGACCTCAAGTATGTTAGCAATTTCTTTCCTGTGTTTTTGCCTAGCATATGGGATCGAAATTTTGAAATAGGACAGGGTTACCAGTTACCACGACAGAATTGTTAACGGTTGATTGGTGTAAGACCATAATTCAATCAGTGTTCTTAAGGCGGTAAGGCAAGCATGTAAACATGATCACAACGCCtaggcgggcaaggcgcctaGAATTATCCGAGCGCCTGgttgcctaggcgacgccttaaaaCATTGAATTCAATTATGATCTGTTTGACCTTTGGCAAATCCATAGTCCATAATGCAGTTAACCCATACCTGATACTTTGCTCATAATAATTTGTACATGTAGTATATGGTGATTGGATAATACCTAGCTTACTTAAGTGGAATGGTTTCATATTGTTTATTCCCCACGCCACAAATAACCTGATATCAATAAAATGTTAGTGACAGCTATGTTTCAATCATCGCAGATTCTTCTTTGTGAGGGCAGGAATGATGGCATGGTTATTTATTAACCTCTCTTTGTTTGCAAAGAGCTACTTTGCTGGTTCAGCCAATCTTTCGGTCATTCTCTACCAATTTTTTTGTGCGGTATTGGACATGACCATCTTCTTAACTGATCATCTTTCAGCCCATTAGTTGTTAAATTAATTATACTTTTCCATGCAGTGGTATATCATTGATTACTTCGTCCATGAAGAATTCATGACCTCAACGTAAGTATATCACATGCTCTCATTGGCAAATAACTTACTATCCCTGAACAAAATATGTTGAGATATTCTGTGGGATGATTAAAGATGATGAACATACTATTCTCCTGAACAAAATATCGTTGAGACCTCTTCCAGGTGGGACATTATTGCTGAAAGACTGGGTTTCATGCTGGTGTTTGGTGATCTAGTTTTCATCCCTTTCACCTTCACTATTCAGGTATCCTACATTCCTGCAAATGTTGACCCATGGTGCTAGCTATTGAATACCTTATTTTTGAGAAAAAACATAGAATACCTTATTACCTTAGGCACACTATCCTACCCTAACATTGATTTGATTTTGGCGTTTCCTAATTGTCAGATTTGTGGCTCAGATCACTGCTTCTCTTACATTAAAACAGTAGGCTGAGAATTAAGCTAATCAACAAGTATGATTTGTTTGTCAGGGGTGGTGGCTTTTGAAGAACAAAGTAGAGCTGTCCCTTTTGTCTGGTCTAGCTAACTTATGCATCTTTCTTATTGGGTACTCTTGGTTTTTCTCCAGAATATCAAAGCTATAGCAATTTGATATATACCTGTTTCTTGCATTGTAACTTTGTTGTCTACATGCTATACCATGTGGCATGTGGTACTCAGCTACCTAGTGTTCCGAGGAGCTAACAAGCAAAAACATGTGTTCAAGAAGGACCCCAAAGCTCCTATATGGGGAAAACCTCCCAAAGTTGTCGGGGGAAAGCTACTAGCATCTGGTTACTGGTAAGGACAATTTATGCCAATGACCCTCTGTTAATCACATTATTATCATTGTAGCTTGTATGATGCTTCCTATTGACCCTGCCAACATTGATGAACGGTAGCCTGTTCAGAGTATAAAAGAACTTAGAGCCATACAATAATGTTTTTTTAGATGATGGTGACATGAAAATGTAGAACCAAATGCTGGTCCACAATCCACAGAATAATTAAGGGATTTTTCTGTAGTTAAAAAAATAGTGCACCCACGTAGTGTCTACGGCAGATTCAAAGCATAGCAGTTTGTGATTTGTGGGTGTGGTGTATTGGTTGTTATTTAGGTCCTGTTTGGAAGCAAGCCAGTTTCGCAAGCCAGTTTCTAAGAAACTGGTTTTTATATTTTTGCTAGGAGAAGGTAACTTCTTGGTTTCTAAGAAACTGGGAATCCAATTTCTATAAACTGAGGCATAAGTTGGTATGTTTGGAAGGGAAAAATTCCTGGTATGGCATCAGATTTTATACTCATTCCTTGTGTGCCACTGAGTGACATATAGTTATATTTTTttgtgtatgacatgtggggccagtgATACACAAGTAACGAGTATATTTTCCGATGGCATACAGGAAATAGGCCCTATCAATTTCCACAAGCTAGTTTGTTAAAACTGGTGCTTCCAAACATGCCCTTATTCGAACCTTTTTTCTTGGAAAATGTTTGGTACCTCCTCAGGCTTTAAATGCTCCCTTGTCCCTTAAAGAAAGATGAAGCGTGTTGAGTTGTCTTGGGAATGCAAAACTACAAATATTTTAATCCTCCAATTACAGGGGCATCGCAAGGCACTGCAATTATCTCGGAGACCTGCTGCTAGCACTTTCGTTCAGCTTGCCCTGTGGAGTGAGGTGAGTGACCATTTTCTGTGGCAGTTCCCTTTCGCAGTGGAGGCACGTATGAACAATCTTGATCCAACTTTTGCAGTTCCGTGGTCCCATACTTCTACCCCACGTACCTGCTCATTCTACTGGTCTTGAGGGAAAGGCGCGATGAGGCGAGGTGCTCGCAGAAGTACAGGGAGATCTGGGCAGAGTACTGCAAGCTCGTGCCGTGGAGGATCCTGCCTTATGTGTACTGAAGAGACGGTAGAAACCAAGGCAGCTCATGGCCCTGGGCCAGCTGTAAACCTTATTTTGTTTGCCCTTAACCAGTTGGTGAATGTTGATGTAGCACTCGGTAAACTGTGACCGTGCAAACTTTTGTTATTGTTGGTCCATACATGTTTGGAATCGTGAATCAGACCGCCTCACTTGGTGGCATATTATTCCCTTTAGCGCTTGCTTGGGAGCTAGGACCCGAGAGGATTGAAGGGGTTAAAATTTTCTTGTTATTCAATATTGAATATTAAGGAAATTTTAGTGACTTTAATCCTCTCCGGTATCCTTGCTCTCAAATAAGCCCTTAGTTATGTATAATCTAAATATTATGTTATTGTTCTTCAAACATTAGATACATCTAAGAAATTTATTCATACAATCTAATATGTTGAAGTCTTGtattttatttactaaaactccttAAGATATAGCTTATTTATATGAGTTGTATGAGTTTAACTGGATCTAGACTTAAAGAACCGTGTTAGAGAAGTTTCTTCGACAACATACATCTATTGTGTTTTTTGCACTTACTTGCTTAGATACCCTTTAGACCCTATTTGGTTATATTCGGATTGGAGATGATTGAGGAGATTAAATTCCTTCTATTCAAATTTGGTTAGCAAAGGATTTAATCCACACCTAACGGAACACGCCTTTACAAAATATGCATGGCTGTTGAGGGTGTCGGTGAGGAAGTAAAAAAAAATTGTCGCCGAGACCACGCCGtccaatttatttttattaaaccGCTGCAGCTCGGCTACCAGACAGCCACATCCTCCACCACCGATATAAGAATAGCCCGTGCGCACGGTCGCACAGTTCTTTATCCCCCGCAACCAGCCACTGAAGTCCGCACCACGGACAATAGAGATGCTAGGACCATCCGACTTTACGTGCGAATTATCCGAACAGACCATTCGGTATTACATTGGACCGTCCGCGATGGAGCATGTAGAGCAAAACACAGAATTTTACCAGCAACACTCCTACCAGCCCCCAACTAATGTCTCTCTAGCACCCACAAACCCTTGAGGTCGTGGAATGATCTCACTCACACATAGGTACGAGGCATTTTCGGTCCCCAGAAGGACGAAAGATCTAGTATGCAATGTAGAGTACCTAGGGTCAATATTAATGCCCCACATAACCCAAACCCATGGGCAAGGGAGCGACATAATGATACACCAGCAACCACACATGGACCAAAGACACGATGGATTACCACCGACCGCCATTGAAATGGTAAGAGAGGAGATAGCTAGGCAATTCCGAAACAAACTTAAAGTTAACATGTCGTGGGGGGCAGTCTTATCGGAGGCCATATGACAGCCGATTCGACTACGACCCATACCCGCAGGGGACAAGAATACTCGAATTTataaaattttcgggtgaccaaggcaaCCCAAATAGAGGAATTGGCCATTAAGGAGGCATTTCACATACATTTATTTTTATCATCCCTTATTGGTACTATCTTAGTATGGTACACCACCTTGCCACCTAACTATATTTACTCTTTGGGGAGACCTAGAGCAGAAAGATCATGACCATTTTTTCTCCAGAGATCATGAGTTAGACCTGGTCGATTTAGCAGCCCTATGACAAAGAAAATTCTAAGATACAAAAAGTGAAATTATCTCAGAATTTTCTCCTTTTTATCTTTAATATACGATGAATTTGAATTCAAGATTTTATACAGCGGTAGAGTTGGTAAAGTGGTATATTCATATTTTTTAGGATTTTTTGTGAATTTTATTAGTTAGTTTATACTGAGTTTACACAGAAATACTGATTTTCGTTTGATAAGTTGCCATTAATTATAGAGATTTCTTTTAGGAACCAGTAACAGCGACAAAAAAGCAAAGGCGTACCGACTTTTTTTTCTGGTACTTTGATACATGAGTGGACGAGATAGGGCGAATGAGTCTTTCCAGTATTATTTAGTATTTATATACTAAATTACGAGAGAACTTTTATGATACTTTGTTAAGTATTTTTTTTTTGATTTTAGATATAAAGTCTTTGGCCCGAAACACTTCATGCAAAAATCATGTGGATCCGCTGGTCCGTCGCCTGATAGCGTGGCGGATAACGCTCGGTGCCACTGCCAGGCCACTGACAGGTCCACTGTATTTTGCACGCGCAAATGCCGCTGGGACTCTGATCTTGAATACAAATTCCATCAGACGTTCGAGGTCTCAGCATCAGAAGAACAGTTCAGTAATTAATTATGACATTCAGAACTTACCAGATGATTCCACCTGTACCATAAACAATGGTTAAGAGGACGAACCTAGCAACAATCAACGTACCAACAACATCACATGGATCAGCAATGCATGATGCTCTCTGTTCGTGTTTGGTTTATAACAGATGAGTTCTCAAGGGACTGGATGCTGCAAAGATGCGTTGCCCCACCTCTCAGGCAACACTTCCGAACTATCTATCAATCCAGTTCTCCAATTAACAATTGGCGTACACAGGTAACAGTAGGCAAATACAACATGTACTTACACCAAAAATAAAAAAGGCCCTGTATTTTCTACAGTTAAGCACGGTCCCGAAATGCTGCTCAGATTAAGATTAGGTCTCTGGCAACGACATAGTACTCCGTGGTAGTTACTGTATATACGACGAGCTTCACCCATAAACAATTCGTTGTAGCCATTGGCATCTTCAAATTCAGCTACAGGTTATAGCTGGGCCGCAAGGATCTCGTTCCAGGTGTCGGGCACGCCGGGAAGGCACCAGGCAATCCTGAACGCCAGGAGTGGCTTTGATGTTGTACCGCGAAATATGTCCTTCGTCCCTCAGTCGCGACAGGGCAGTGACGTCCAGGAGCCTGACCCCGGTGCCCCTCACGGCGCCCTCGGCATCGGCGTCCTCCGAACGATCGAGGTGGACGCCGCTCCCTCCCTTGGCCAGAGGGCTGGTGTTGTCGCAGCTGCTTCCGGTGTCCCAGTCCCCGTTGAAGAAGTGCCGGGGCGATATCGAACTGTAGAACGCCTTCAGCTTGGGGTGGCGGGGGAGCTGCGCGTCCGCCCACCCGGCCCGGCCTGAGTCCATCGTGCTTCGTGCCAAACAGATTCGAAAGCCCAAATAATTTTTGGGTCGTGCCGTGCCAGCCCGAAGTGTAAAAACAGTGGCCCAACCTGACCCTAAACCACGTCGTGCCTTcgttgggccgtgccggcccaaacccggcccgtaTATTTAaccacataaaatcaaaatattataaccatataaagtttatagcttactaaattaaagatattaaacaattatAACATCATCTAACCACATAAACTCCAAATATAACAATAATATAAAGtcgatatcttactaaattaaagaaattaaacagCTTGGGCTTAATTGGGCCGTGTTGGCCCAAGCCCGGCCCATTTATGCGGGCCATACTGGGGGCCCGACGGGTCAGAATTTGAGGCCCGGCCCAGGCCCGCCTTCGGGCCGTGCTAGCCCAGCCTACATTATTTCGTGCCGGGCcgtgctttgggctcttattttCGGGTCGTGTTCGTGCTGGCCCGAAAAGCCCGGCCCAGATTCCCAGCACTACACCTGACGACGCTGTGGACGGTGAAGTTCTTGGCCTTCCAGATGACGGTGGTGTTCCTGTTGCTGTTCGGCGTTCCGCGGAGGTACATCTCCCACCTGTTCGCCCTCATCTTCCCCCGGTGTTGAGGACCAGGACGTGGAGCATGTAAAGGTTGCTCTTCAGAAAAGCAGGCGGGCGGTCCAGGTGCATGGCGTAACTGGTCACTCGGTCTGATGGGTTCAGGGGCTCTAAATCACAGAGCGTTGATGACCAGTGGTATAGAATTGTTGTGTTGGTGCTCGGGAACCGGTAGGGCCAGCCGTCTGGCCTTTTTGCACCCGGCGCAAACACAAAGCCATACTCTGCGCCAACATCTTCTACATCAGCCTCTCCTTTCCAGCAGTGACCATACACATCATCGACTGAAACATCTGCCTCCCTAGAGAATCGCCCACGTAAGCAATGGCTTTATCCTGCATTCTGAAACATATCCGGATTAGTGTTTTCGTGCTGTGCTGACTCAAAGATTTTGCCAAACAGCGCCGCATACACCATCTCTAAATTTATCAGAGGTTAGCTATGTAGTATGTACCTTCTCAAGAACTGGGAGGCCTCAAACTCTGGCATCTCACAAGCTTCAGGCTGCCATCTGAATTTTTCATACGTGAAATCTTTTCGCTGGGTTAGTCTGCAGGATCAACTCTCTGAAAGTCACTGCTTACAACCAAACCCTGAGTATAGTGGTCTACGATTGTCAGAAACCCACGTCCCATTCCTGTACTCGCATTCTGTAGGATAGATAAGCGAACATAACATACAGATTAAAGCAAGATAACATGTGCGCCAGCTAATGCACAAGTAAACTGAACAGGAAATAATCTTCTGGATTTTGTGCAAAGGCAATATGAGAAATATGTCAATGGAGAAAACAAGCACATTTGTATGCTCGCATAAGAAATAAATTCATGGTTTCTCTAGCAGCCACAAAGATGAGTATACCTTTCTTCTCAGGAGGTGGCACTTCATTCCCATCTGCAACATCAACAGAATAGCCTATCGTAGACAATGGTGGCGGCGCACTAGTAACCAGCTTTTCTACTTTACCAACTGACCGGTGTGATCGATCTGCACTTGGA
This portion of the Zea mays cultivar B73 chromosome 2, Zm-B73-REFERENCE-NAM-5.0, whole genome shotgun sequence genome encodes:
- the LOC100281352 gene encoding delta(14)-sterol reductase, whose product is MEAAAAVLPTLVPSGSAVVVLLAYLGYLAAAGAILPGKLVDGALLPDSSRLHYRCNGLLSLLLLLGLSAFGVYMGWMSPTVVADMGLELLSVTFIFSVIVSFALYIAGIKSGHKSSSLRPHVSGSFMQDWWFGVQLNPHFMEVDLKFFFVRAGMMAWLFINLSLFAKSYFAGSANLSVILYQFFCAWYIIDYFVHEEFMTSTWDIIAERLGFMLVFGDLVFIPFTFTIQGWWLLKNKVELSLLSGLANLCIFLIGYLVFRGANKQKHVFKKDPKAPIWGKPPKVVGGKLLASGYWGIARHCNYLGDLLLALSFSLPCGVSSVVPYFYPTYLLILLVLRERRDEARCSQKYREIWAEYCKLVPWRILPYVY